A section of the Lycium ferocissimum isolate CSIRO_LF1 unplaced genomic scaffold, AGI_CSIRO_Lferr_CH_V1 ctg6613, whole genome shotgun sequence genome encodes:
- the LOC132045418 gene encoding H/ACA ribonucleoprotein complex subunit 2-like protein, with product MGGSDSEVEKSAQKEKEQKKLLALAPIAKPLAGKKLNKRIFKLVRRAAEKKCLKRGVKEVVKSIRRGQKGVCVIAGNISPIDVITHVPILCEEADIPYIYVSSKEDLANAGATKRPTCCVLVQTKPAKGELSQEDQEKLKTDYDQVVSEVGEMASSMF from the exons ATGGGTGGTAGCGATAGTGAAGTGGAGAAGAGTgcacaaaaagaaaaggagcaGAAAAAGCTGTTGGCTTTAGCTCCTATTGCTAAACCTCTTGCTGGCAAAAAACTCAACAAACGCATCTTCAAACTTGTTAGGCGAG CTGCTGAGAAAAAGTGCTTGAAGAGGGGCGTTAAAGAGGTGGTAAAGAGCATTCGACGCGGTCAAAAAGG AGTGTGTGTTATTGCTGGAAATATATCTCCTATAGATGTCATCACCCATGTTCCGATCCTATGTGAGGAAGCTGATATACCATACATCTACGTTTCCTCAAAAGAA GATCTTGCAAATGCCGGAGCCACCAAGAGACCAACTTGCTGTGTTTTGGTGCAGACAAAGCCTGCCAAGGGAGAACTTAGCcaggaggatcaagagaaactGAAAACAGATTATGATCAAGTTGTATCGGAAGTTGGTGAAATGGCATCCTCGATGTTCTGA